In Nerophis ophidion isolate RoL-2023_Sa linkage group LG12, RoL_Noph_v1.0, whole genome shotgun sequence, a single window of DNA contains:
- the LOC133563509 gene encoding uncharacterized protein LOC133563509 isoform X2, with protein MKLPELKDTISRFRFAQSCVGLSGCLCVSYAVWTPFWFKQEGLWRDWNTTKDDRGGDGVAFDALEAERVFGVLSFLLALSTGALSLVFALCWTSQTVRSYSNTRSLLMVGQALYPTTLLLLTMFSTGFFFLLSWSIFTYHHREEIKQDFSSLGSSYWFGALGWTLLLVVETIIFVAEQVIVPDILEDLEKAVRSWRVTSKPSRCFSDGYCHPAHSHNKLAPKRFMSAPGQLHMNTQT; from the exons ATGAAGCTGCCAGAATTAAAAGACACAATTAGTCGCTTCAGATTTGCACAATCCTGTGTGGGTCTAAGTGGTTGCCTGTGTGTGTCCTACGCTGTCTGGACACCATTCTGGTTCAAGCAGGAGGGACTCTGGAGGGACTGGAATACCACAAAGGACGACCGAGGCGGTGACGGTGTGGCCTTTGACG CCCTGGAAGCAGAGAGAGTGTTTGGGGTTTTGTCCTTCCTGTTGGCCCTGAGCACGGGGGCTCTCTCGCTGGTCTTTGCTCTCTGTTGGACATCTCAGACGGTGCGATCCTACTCCAACACCCGCTCTCTACTCATGGTCGGCCAGGCCCTCTACCCCACGACCTTGCTCCTCCTCACCATGTTCTCCACAG GtttcttcttcctcctcagctGGTCAATATTCACCTATCATCATAGGGAAGAAATCAAGCAGGACTTCTCCTCCTTGGGCTCCTCCTATTGGTTCGGGGCTTTAGGCTGGACCCTGCTATTAGTTGTGGAGACGATCATCTTTGTGGCCGAGCAAGTGATCGTGCCGGACATTCTGGAAGACCTGGAAAAAGCAGTGCGGTCATGGCGGGTCACTTCTAAGCCGAGTCGCTGCTTCAGCGATGGGTATTGTCATCCTGCACACAGTCACAATAAACTAGCGCCAAAGAGGTTCATGTCAGCACCCGGACAACTTCACATGAACACACAGACTTAG
- the LOC133563509 gene encoding uncharacterized protein LOC133563509 isoform X1: MKLPELKDTISRFRFAQSCVGLSGCLCVSYAVWTPFWFKQEGLWRDWNTTKDDRGGDGVAFDGGVGWQRWDQVIVLQVTTLEAERVFGVLSFLLALSTGALSLVFALCWTSQTVRSYSNTRSLLMVGQALYPTTLLLLTMFSTGFFFLLSWSIFTYHHREEIKQDFSSLGSSYWFGALGWTLLLVVETIIFVAEQVIVPDILEDLEKAVRSWRVTSKPSRCFSDGYCHPAHSHNKLAPKRFMSAPGQLHMNTQT; encoded by the exons ATGAAGCTGCCAGAATTAAAAGACACAATTAGTCGCTTCAGATTTGCACAATCCTGTGTGGGTCTAAGTGGTTGCCTGTGTGTGTCCTACGCTGTCTGGACACCATTCTGGTTCAAGCAGGAGGGACTCTGGAGGGACTGGAATACCACAAAGGACGACCGAGGCGGTGACGGTGTGGCCTTTGACG GAGGTGTGGGgtggcagaggtgggaccaagtcattgttttgcaagtcacaa CCCTGGAAGCAGAGAGAGTGTTTGGGGTTTTGTCCTTCCTGTTGGCCCTGAGCACGGGGGCTCTCTCGCTGGTCTTTGCTCTCTGTTGGACATCTCAGACGGTGCGATCCTACTCCAACACCCGCTCTCTACTCATGGTCGGCCAGGCCCTCTACCCCACGACCTTGCTCCTCCTCACCATGTTCTCCACAG GtttcttcttcctcctcagctGGTCAATATTCACCTATCATCATAGGGAAGAAATCAAGCAGGACTTCTCCTCCTTGGGCTCCTCCTATTGGTTCGGGGCTTTAGGCTGGACCCTGCTATTAGTTGTGGAGACGATCATCTTTGTGGCCGAGCAAGTGATCGTGCCGGACATTCTGGAAGACCTGGAAAAAGCAGTGCGGTCATGGCGGGTCACTTCTAAGCCGAGTCGCTGCTTCAGCGATGGGTATTGTCATCCTGCACACAGTCACAATAAACTAGCGCCAAAGAGGTTCATGTCAGCACCCGGACAACTTCACATGAACACACAGACTTAG